Proteins from one Peromyscus eremicus chromosome 8a, PerEre_H2_v1, whole genome shotgun sequence genomic window:
- the Mycbpap gene encoding MYCBP-associated protein isoform X2 encodes MKALKKESRLKIPTSRFLEAAESVKEKKRAKAPEQPTPPIQEEPEPVSNVLQGDDILALAIKKEDLKKQHVPQLVDTGGKPVVTQKFIIRKLKPKDSSRKVYHLVAHPAHPDAATKPLDYSGPGDSFLSGDQILPHQILGSLQDFKRIAVARGNTQLAKLIHIRPCVMTLISAKDEPKPKAPKEEKRPPWAPPLQHNFLKNWRRHVALWKKQQEALSGHLKKPVSELLMHSGENYRKIQEERELIDRALPTQHDRKVFKAANCFWSPLEYLGDEMTGLLMTKTKSQRGLVEPITHVRKPHSIQVETGLPEQKDAWYRYTWDRSLFLVYRRKELRNIMAELDFNQQDIDGLEVVGRGKPFSSITVEEYSAFEKSMKSSSEDTAFLDSLTNVSDMVPMPILGPSLLFCGKPACWIRGSNSEDKQTIGIGVRLTFETLEGEKTSSELTVVNNGTVAIWYDWRRQPQMNFFQDLKRNRTQRFYFNNREGVILPGETKHFTFFFKSLNAGIFRESWEFGTHPTLLGGAVLQVTLHAISLTQDTFIEERKLLESKLAAHEAVTIAQSVLQELLRGVSTPERVPSPVDANLTEEDLFHYRNPRLHYQHQVVQNLHQLWQQYSFLPLKTDEARAGQEDALSSRARPVPLPLVFVDKAQADLEHSMSSRSSRSSKSPVLEASQLQLRQESDAPKETREPFLSQKTGVGTKSFPRKSIMEEILVEESPDRENTRSPWELESLPLPKWNLCLEDFRKIQREDALIRLNKAAVELCQEQKPLQSDLLHQMILQLWRDVIDSLVSQSLWLRALLGLPEKETVYLDVPEDQGQKSPTVIEVKAVVSKVGKEERKGATQEKKLLGARDKEEKKGAKASGKEDRLNSKKLKAKDDKKVVKSASRDRLSSEDPTPDSTVPSQEPIDPLVMQKYTQRLHAEVYGLLDNLVTDMMILADELSPLKSVEEPLRFCS; translated from the exons ATGAAGGCCCTCAAGAAGGAATCCCGTCTCAAAATTCCAACCAGCAGGTTCTTGGAGGCCGCAGAGAGCGTCAAAG AAAAGAAGCGGGCAAAGGCACCTGAGCAGCCCACTCCCCCCATTCAGGAAGAGCCTGAGCCTGTCAGTAATGTCTTACAAGGAGATGACATTCTTGCCTTGGCCATTAAGAAGGAAGACCTGAAGAAG caACACGTTCCTCAGTTAGTAGATACAGGAGGAAAGCCTGTAGTTACACAGAAGTTTATCATCCGTAAGCTCAAACCGAAGGACTCCAGCAGGAAGGTCTACCACTTGGTAGCACATCCTGCTCATCCTGATGCTGCCACAAAGCCTCTGGACTACTCTG GTCCCGGGGACAGCTTCTTAAGTGGTGACCAGATCCTGCCTCACCAGATCTTGGGGAGTCTCCAGGACTTTAAAAGAATCGCAGTTGCTCGAGGGAATACCCAG CTGGCCAAGCTGATACACATCAGGCCCTGTGTGATGACTCTCATCTCAGCGAAAGATGAGCCAAAGCCAAAGGCcccaaaggaagagaagagacctCCATGGGCCCCACCTCTTCAGCACAACTTCCTGAAGAACTGGAGACGGCATGTCGCTCTGTGGAAGAAGCAACAGGAAGCCCTCAGTG GGCATCTGAAGAAGCCAGTGAGTGAGTTGCTGATGCACTCTGGGGAGAATTACAGAAAGATCCAGGAGGAGCGGGAACTGATCGACCGTGCACTTCCAACCCAGCATGACAGAAAA GTTTTTAAGGCAGCCAATTGCTTCTGGAGTCCACTGGAGTACCTGGGAGATGAGATGACAGGTCTTCTCATGACAAAAACGAAATCTCAGCGTGGCCTGGTGGAACCCATCACACACGTCAGGAAGCCCCACTCCATCCAAGTGGAGACTG GATTACCAGAGCAGAAGGATGCTTGGTACCGTTACACCTGGGACCGGAGTCTGTTTCTGGTCTACCGACGCAAGGAGCTAAGGAATATCATGGCAGAACTGGACTTCAACCAGCAG GATATCGATGGCCTGGAGGTGGTGGGTCGTGGGAAGCCCTTCTCGTCTATCACTGTGGAGGAGTATTCAGCATTCGAAAAGAGTATGAAGAGCTCCTCTGAAGACACAGCGTTCCT agACTCATTGACCAACGTCTCTGACATGGTCCCCATGCCTATTCTCGGCCCTTCGCTGCTGTTCTGCGGGAAGCCAGCTTGCTGGATCAGAGGCAGTAACTCAGAGGACAAG CAAACCATTGGAATTGGTGTTCGCCTGACATTTGAGACCCTCGAAGGGGAGAAAACATCTTCAGAACTAACTGTGGTCAATAACGGCACTGTGGCCATTTGGTATGACTGGCGACGGCAGCCCCAGATGAATTTTTTCCAAGACCTAAAGAGAAACAGGACACAGCGGTTTTACTTTAACAACCGGGAAG gtGTGATTCTGCCTGGGGAAACCAAACACTTCACCTTCTTCTTCAAGTCTCTGAATGCTGGCATCTTCAGGGAATCTTGGGAATTTGGGACCCATCCTACCCTCCTGGGAGGTGCTGTCCTTCAGGTCACTCTCCATGCTATCTCACTGACCCAGGACACTTTTATCGAAGAGAGGAAGTTGTTGGAG AGTAAGCTGGCTGCCCACGAGGCTGTCACCATCGCACAGAGTGTGCTGCAGGAGTTACTGAGGGGGGTCTCGACTCCAGAGCGCGTACCATCCCCTGTGGATGCCAATCTCACCGAGGAGGACTTGTTCCACTACAGGAATCCTCGG TTGCATTACCAGCATCAAGTGGTGCAAAACCTGCACCAGCTGTGGCAGCAGTACTCGTTCCTGCCTCTGAAGACGGACGAGGCCAGGGCAGGTCAGGAGGATGCCCTCAGCTCCAGGGCTCGGCCTGTTCCATTGCCGTTAGTGTTTGTTGATAAGGCCCAAGCAGACCTCGAACACTCGatgagcagcaggagcagcaggagcagcaagaGTCCAGTCTTGGAAGCCTCCCAGCTGCAACTGAGGCAGGAGTCGGATGCCCCCAAGGAAACCCGAGAGCCCTTCCTGTCTCAGAAGACTGGTGTAGGCACCAAGAGCTTTCCACGGAAGAGCATCATGGAGGAGATCCTGGTGGAGGAGAGTCCTGACAGGGAGAATACCAGGAGCCCTTGGGAGCTGGAAAGCCTTCCCCTGCCCAAGTGGAACCTCTGCCTGGAGGACTTCAGAAAG ATCCAGAGAGAGGATGCCCTCATCCGGCTCAACAAGGCAGCCGTGGAGCTGTGCCAGGAGCAGAAGCCATTGCAGTCTGACCTCCTGCACCAGATGAT tttgCAGCTGTGGCGAGATGTGATTGACAGCCTGGTAAGCCAGTCACTGTGGCTAAGGGCTCTTTTGGGATTGCCTGAGAAGGAGACGGTTTATTTGGATGTTCCAGAAGACCAAG GTCAAAAGTCCCCCACAGTCATAGAAGTGAAGGCGGTGGTGAGTAAAGTTGGGAAGGAGGAGCGGAAAGGGGCCACCCAGGAAAAGAAACTTCTCGGTGCcagagacaaagaagaaaaaaagggggcCAAGGCGTCAGGGAAGGAG GATCGCCTGAATAGCAAGAAACTGAAGGCAAAGGATGACAAGAAGGTGGTGAAGTCTGCAAGCCGGGACAGGCTCTCCTCAGAAGACCCTACCCCTGACAGCACGGTCCCTTCGCAGGAGCCCATAGACCCCCTGGTCATGCAGAAATATACCCAGAGGTTGCATGCTgag GTCTATGGGCTGCTGGATAACCTGGTTACCGACATGATGATCCTGGCTGATGAGCTCAGCCCCCTAAAGAGTGTTGAAGAACCTTTGCGTTTTTGCAGCTGA
- the Mycbpap gene encoding MYCBP-associated protein isoform X3, which produces MKKANDKQSPPKLLEKKRAKAPEQPTPPIQEEPEPVSNVLQGDDILALAIKKEDLKKQHVPQLVDTGGKPVVTQKFIIRKLKPKDSSRKVYHLVAHPAHPDAATKPLDYSGPGDSFLSGDQILPHQILGSLQDFKRIAVARGNTQLAKLIHIRPCVMTLISAKDEPKPKAPKEEKRPPWAPPLQHNFLKNWRRHVALWKKQQEALSGHLKKPVSELLMHSGENYRKIQEERELIDRALPTQHDRKVFKAANCFWSPLEYLGDEMTGLLMTKTKSQRGLVEPITHVRKPHSIQVETGLPEQKDAWYRYTWDRSLFLVYRRKELRNIMAELDFNQQDIDGLEVVGRGKPFSSITVEEYSAFEKSMKSSSEDTAFLDSLTNVSDMVPMPILGPSLLFCGKPACWIRGSNSEDKQTIGIGVRLTFETLEGEKTSSELTVVNNGTVAIWYDWRRQPQMNFFQDLKRNRTQRFYFNNREGVILPGETKHFTFFFKSLNAGIFRESWEFGTHPTLLGGAVLQVTLHAISLTQDTFIEERKLLESKLAAHEAVTIAQSVLQELLRGVSTPERVPSPVDANLTEEDLFHYRNPRLHYQHQVVQNLHQLWQQYSFLPLKTDEARAGQEDALSSRARPVPLPLVFVDKAQADLEHSMSSRSSRSSKSPVLEASQLQLRQESDAPKETREPFLSQKTGVGTKSFPRKSIMEEILVEESPDRENTRSPWELESLPLPKWNLCLEDFRKAVITFPEEIQREDALIRLNKAAVELCQEQKPLQSDLLHQMILQLWRDVIDSLVSQSLWLRALLGLPEKETVYLDVPEDQGQKSPTVIEVKAVVSKVGKEERKGATQEKKLLGARDKEEKKGAKASGKEDRLNSKKLKAKDDKKVVKSASRDRLSSEDPTPDSTVPSQEPIDPLVMQKYTQRLHAEVYGLLDNLVTDMMILADELSPLKSVEEPLRFCS; this is translated from the exons ATGAAGAAGGCTAATGACAAGCAGTCCCCGCCCAAGTTGCTCG AAAAGAAGCGGGCAAAGGCACCTGAGCAGCCCACTCCCCCCATTCAGGAAGAGCCTGAGCCTGTCAGTAATGTCTTACAAGGAGATGACATTCTTGCCTTGGCCATTAAGAAGGAAGACCTGAAGAAG caACACGTTCCTCAGTTAGTAGATACAGGAGGAAAGCCTGTAGTTACACAGAAGTTTATCATCCGTAAGCTCAAACCGAAGGACTCCAGCAGGAAGGTCTACCACTTGGTAGCACATCCTGCTCATCCTGATGCTGCCACAAAGCCTCTGGACTACTCTG GTCCCGGGGACAGCTTCTTAAGTGGTGACCAGATCCTGCCTCACCAGATCTTGGGGAGTCTCCAGGACTTTAAAAGAATCGCAGTTGCTCGAGGGAATACCCAG CTGGCCAAGCTGATACACATCAGGCCCTGTGTGATGACTCTCATCTCAGCGAAAGATGAGCCAAAGCCAAAGGCcccaaaggaagagaagagacctCCATGGGCCCCACCTCTTCAGCACAACTTCCTGAAGAACTGGAGACGGCATGTCGCTCTGTGGAAGAAGCAACAGGAAGCCCTCAGTG GGCATCTGAAGAAGCCAGTGAGTGAGTTGCTGATGCACTCTGGGGAGAATTACAGAAAGATCCAGGAGGAGCGGGAACTGATCGACCGTGCACTTCCAACCCAGCATGACAGAAAA GTTTTTAAGGCAGCCAATTGCTTCTGGAGTCCACTGGAGTACCTGGGAGATGAGATGACAGGTCTTCTCATGACAAAAACGAAATCTCAGCGTGGCCTGGTGGAACCCATCACACACGTCAGGAAGCCCCACTCCATCCAAGTGGAGACTG GATTACCAGAGCAGAAGGATGCTTGGTACCGTTACACCTGGGACCGGAGTCTGTTTCTGGTCTACCGACGCAAGGAGCTAAGGAATATCATGGCAGAACTGGACTTCAACCAGCAG GATATCGATGGCCTGGAGGTGGTGGGTCGTGGGAAGCCCTTCTCGTCTATCACTGTGGAGGAGTATTCAGCATTCGAAAAGAGTATGAAGAGCTCCTCTGAAGACACAGCGTTCCT agACTCATTGACCAACGTCTCTGACATGGTCCCCATGCCTATTCTCGGCCCTTCGCTGCTGTTCTGCGGGAAGCCAGCTTGCTGGATCAGAGGCAGTAACTCAGAGGACAAG CAAACCATTGGAATTGGTGTTCGCCTGACATTTGAGACCCTCGAAGGGGAGAAAACATCTTCAGAACTAACTGTGGTCAATAACGGCACTGTGGCCATTTGGTATGACTGGCGACGGCAGCCCCAGATGAATTTTTTCCAAGACCTAAAGAGAAACAGGACACAGCGGTTTTACTTTAACAACCGGGAAG gtGTGATTCTGCCTGGGGAAACCAAACACTTCACCTTCTTCTTCAAGTCTCTGAATGCTGGCATCTTCAGGGAATCTTGGGAATTTGGGACCCATCCTACCCTCCTGGGAGGTGCTGTCCTTCAGGTCACTCTCCATGCTATCTCACTGACCCAGGACACTTTTATCGAAGAGAGGAAGTTGTTGGAG AGTAAGCTGGCTGCCCACGAGGCTGTCACCATCGCACAGAGTGTGCTGCAGGAGTTACTGAGGGGGGTCTCGACTCCAGAGCGCGTACCATCCCCTGTGGATGCCAATCTCACCGAGGAGGACTTGTTCCACTACAGGAATCCTCGG TTGCATTACCAGCATCAAGTGGTGCAAAACCTGCACCAGCTGTGGCAGCAGTACTCGTTCCTGCCTCTGAAGACGGACGAGGCCAGGGCAGGTCAGGAGGATGCCCTCAGCTCCAGGGCTCGGCCTGTTCCATTGCCGTTAGTGTTTGTTGATAAGGCCCAAGCAGACCTCGAACACTCGatgagcagcaggagcagcaggagcagcaagaGTCCAGTCTTGGAAGCCTCCCAGCTGCAACTGAGGCAGGAGTCGGATGCCCCCAAGGAAACCCGAGAGCCCTTCCTGTCTCAGAAGACTGGTGTAGGCACCAAGAGCTTTCCACGGAAGAGCATCATGGAGGAGATCCTGGTGGAGGAGAGTCCTGACAGGGAGAATACCAGGAGCCCTTGGGAGCTGGAAAGCCTTCCCCTGCCCAAGTGGAACCTCTGCCTGGAGGACTTCAGAAAG GCAGTGATTACCTTTCCTGAGGAGATCCAGAGAGAGGATGCCCTCATCCGGCTCAACAAGGCAGCCGTGGAGCTGTGCCAGGAGCAGAAGCCATTGCAGTCTGACCTCCTGCACCAGATGAT tttgCAGCTGTGGCGAGATGTGATTGACAGCCTGGTAAGCCAGTCACTGTGGCTAAGGGCTCTTTTGGGATTGCCTGAGAAGGAGACGGTTTATTTGGATGTTCCAGAAGACCAAG GTCAAAAGTCCCCCACAGTCATAGAAGTGAAGGCGGTGGTGAGTAAAGTTGGGAAGGAGGAGCGGAAAGGGGCCACCCAGGAAAAGAAACTTCTCGGTGCcagagacaaagaagaaaaaaagggggcCAAGGCGTCAGGGAAGGAG GATCGCCTGAATAGCAAGAAACTGAAGGCAAAGGATGACAAGAAGGTGGTGAAGTCTGCAAGCCGGGACAGGCTCTCCTCAGAAGACCCTACCCCTGACAGCACGGTCCCTTCGCAGGAGCCCATAGACCCCCTGGTCATGCAGAAATATACCCAGAGGTTGCATGCTgag GTCTATGGGCTGCTGGATAACCTGGTTACCGACATGATGATCCTGGCTGATGAGCTCAGCCCCCTAAAGAGTGTTGAAGAACCTTTGCGTTTTTGCAGCTGA
- the Mycbpap gene encoding MYCBP-associated protein isoform X1 produces MKALKKESRLKIPTSRFLEAAESVKEKKRAKAPEQPTPPIQEEPEPVSNVLQGDDILALAIKKEDLKKQHVPQLVDTGGKPVVTQKFIIRKLKPKDSSRKVYHLVAHPAHPDAATKPLDYSGPGDSFLSGDQILPHQILGSLQDFKRIAVARGNTQLAKLIHIRPCVMTLISAKDEPKPKAPKEEKRPPWAPPLQHNFLKNWRRHVALWKKQQEALSGHLKKPVSELLMHSGENYRKIQEERELIDRALPTQHDRKVFKAANCFWSPLEYLGDEMTGLLMTKTKSQRGLVEPITHVRKPHSIQVETGLPEQKDAWYRYTWDRSLFLVYRRKELRNIMAELDFNQQDIDGLEVVGRGKPFSSITVEEYSAFEKSMKSSSEDTAFLDSLTNVSDMVPMPILGPSLLFCGKPACWIRGSNSEDKQTIGIGVRLTFETLEGEKTSSELTVVNNGTVAIWYDWRRQPQMNFFQDLKRNRTQRFYFNNREGVILPGETKHFTFFFKSLNAGIFRESWEFGTHPTLLGGAVLQVTLHAISLTQDTFIEERKLLESKLAAHEAVTIAQSVLQELLRGVSTPERVPSPVDANLTEEDLFHYRNPRLHYQHQVVQNLHQLWQQYSFLPLKTDEARAGQEDALSSRARPVPLPLVFVDKAQADLEHSMSSRSSRSSKSPVLEASQLQLRQESDAPKETREPFLSQKTGVGTKSFPRKSIMEEILVEESPDRENTRSPWELESLPLPKWNLCLEDFRKAVITFPEEIQREDALIRLNKAAVELCQEQKPLQSDLLHQMILQLWRDVIDSLVSQSLWLRALLGLPEKETVYLDVPEDQGQKSPTVIEVKAVVSKVGKEERKGATQEKKLLGARDKEEKKGAKASGKEDRLNSKKLKAKDDKKVVKSASRDRLSSEDPTPDSTVPSQEPIDPLVMQKYTQRLHAEVYGLLDNLVTDMMILADELSPLKSVEEPLRFCS; encoded by the exons ATGAAGGCCCTCAAGAAGGAATCCCGTCTCAAAATTCCAACCAGCAGGTTCTTGGAGGCCGCAGAGAGCGTCAAAG AAAAGAAGCGGGCAAAGGCACCTGAGCAGCCCACTCCCCCCATTCAGGAAGAGCCTGAGCCTGTCAGTAATGTCTTACAAGGAGATGACATTCTTGCCTTGGCCATTAAGAAGGAAGACCTGAAGAAG caACACGTTCCTCAGTTAGTAGATACAGGAGGAAAGCCTGTAGTTACACAGAAGTTTATCATCCGTAAGCTCAAACCGAAGGACTCCAGCAGGAAGGTCTACCACTTGGTAGCACATCCTGCTCATCCTGATGCTGCCACAAAGCCTCTGGACTACTCTG GTCCCGGGGACAGCTTCTTAAGTGGTGACCAGATCCTGCCTCACCAGATCTTGGGGAGTCTCCAGGACTTTAAAAGAATCGCAGTTGCTCGAGGGAATACCCAG CTGGCCAAGCTGATACACATCAGGCCCTGTGTGATGACTCTCATCTCAGCGAAAGATGAGCCAAAGCCAAAGGCcccaaaggaagagaagagacctCCATGGGCCCCACCTCTTCAGCACAACTTCCTGAAGAACTGGAGACGGCATGTCGCTCTGTGGAAGAAGCAACAGGAAGCCCTCAGTG GGCATCTGAAGAAGCCAGTGAGTGAGTTGCTGATGCACTCTGGGGAGAATTACAGAAAGATCCAGGAGGAGCGGGAACTGATCGACCGTGCACTTCCAACCCAGCATGACAGAAAA GTTTTTAAGGCAGCCAATTGCTTCTGGAGTCCACTGGAGTACCTGGGAGATGAGATGACAGGTCTTCTCATGACAAAAACGAAATCTCAGCGTGGCCTGGTGGAACCCATCACACACGTCAGGAAGCCCCACTCCATCCAAGTGGAGACTG GATTACCAGAGCAGAAGGATGCTTGGTACCGTTACACCTGGGACCGGAGTCTGTTTCTGGTCTACCGACGCAAGGAGCTAAGGAATATCATGGCAGAACTGGACTTCAACCAGCAG GATATCGATGGCCTGGAGGTGGTGGGTCGTGGGAAGCCCTTCTCGTCTATCACTGTGGAGGAGTATTCAGCATTCGAAAAGAGTATGAAGAGCTCCTCTGAAGACACAGCGTTCCT agACTCATTGACCAACGTCTCTGACATGGTCCCCATGCCTATTCTCGGCCCTTCGCTGCTGTTCTGCGGGAAGCCAGCTTGCTGGATCAGAGGCAGTAACTCAGAGGACAAG CAAACCATTGGAATTGGTGTTCGCCTGACATTTGAGACCCTCGAAGGGGAGAAAACATCTTCAGAACTAACTGTGGTCAATAACGGCACTGTGGCCATTTGGTATGACTGGCGACGGCAGCCCCAGATGAATTTTTTCCAAGACCTAAAGAGAAACAGGACACAGCGGTTTTACTTTAACAACCGGGAAG gtGTGATTCTGCCTGGGGAAACCAAACACTTCACCTTCTTCTTCAAGTCTCTGAATGCTGGCATCTTCAGGGAATCTTGGGAATTTGGGACCCATCCTACCCTCCTGGGAGGTGCTGTCCTTCAGGTCACTCTCCATGCTATCTCACTGACCCAGGACACTTTTATCGAAGAGAGGAAGTTGTTGGAG AGTAAGCTGGCTGCCCACGAGGCTGTCACCATCGCACAGAGTGTGCTGCAGGAGTTACTGAGGGGGGTCTCGACTCCAGAGCGCGTACCATCCCCTGTGGATGCCAATCTCACCGAGGAGGACTTGTTCCACTACAGGAATCCTCGG TTGCATTACCAGCATCAAGTGGTGCAAAACCTGCACCAGCTGTGGCAGCAGTACTCGTTCCTGCCTCTGAAGACGGACGAGGCCAGGGCAGGTCAGGAGGATGCCCTCAGCTCCAGGGCTCGGCCTGTTCCATTGCCGTTAGTGTTTGTTGATAAGGCCCAAGCAGACCTCGAACACTCGatgagcagcaggagcagcaggagcagcaagaGTCCAGTCTTGGAAGCCTCCCAGCTGCAACTGAGGCAGGAGTCGGATGCCCCCAAGGAAACCCGAGAGCCCTTCCTGTCTCAGAAGACTGGTGTAGGCACCAAGAGCTTTCCACGGAAGAGCATCATGGAGGAGATCCTGGTGGAGGAGAGTCCTGACAGGGAGAATACCAGGAGCCCTTGGGAGCTGGAAAGCCTTCCCCTGCCCAAGTGGAACCTCTGCCTGGAGGACTTCAGAAAG GCAGTGATTACCTTTCCTGAGGAGATCCAGAGAGAGGATGCCCTCATCCGGCTCAACAAGGCAGCCGTGGAGCTGTGCCAGGAGCAGAAGCCATTGCAGTCTGACCTCCTGCACCAGATGAT tttgCAGCTGTGGCGAGATGTGATTGACAGCCTGGTAAGCCAGTCACTGTGGCTAAGGGCTCTTTTGGGATTGCCTGAGAAGGAGACGGTTTATTTGGATGTTCCAGAAGACCAAG GTCAAAAGTCCCCCACAGTCATAGAAGTGAAGGCGGTGGTGAGTAAAGTTGGGAAGGAGGAGCGGAAAGGGGCCACCCAGGAAAAGAAACTTCTCGGTGCcagagacaaagaagaaaaaaagggggcCAAGGCGTCAGGGAAGGAG GATCGCCTGAATAGCAAGAAACTGAAGGCAAAGGATGACAAGAAGGTGGTGAAGTCTGCAAGCCGGGACAGGCTCTCCTCAGAAGACCCTACCCCTGACAGCACGGTCCCTTCGCAGGAGCCCATAGACCCCCTGGTCATGCAGAAATATACCCAGAGGTTGCATGCTgag GTCTATGGGCTGCTGGATAACCTGGTTACCGACATGATGATCCTGGCTGATGAGCTCAGCCCCCTAAAGAGTGTTGAAGAACCTTTGCGTTTTTGCAGCTGA